A genomic window from Gambusia affinis linkage group LG16, SWU_Gaff_1.0, whole genome shotgun sequence includes:
- the LOC122846502 gene encoding filamin-A-interacting protein 1-like, whose product MRSKSNGVESQNDGVLGVPPGDHDINEEKDVGLPVKTLKAKVQQKEGEDEVEVISDKEKLLLDSTETGDKTGIITDLSKQDLLKLLGIMEGEVQAREDVICMLKSQQTSPETLESQYGCAVPSSALKALQRDSFITGTKPDNHSVYQKPMVELKRLQEKHKDTYRRMLGQLLLAEKCHRRTVHELEIEKHKHVDYMNKSDDFTNLLEQERERLKRLLENEKAYQARKEKEHSKRLAKVREELVKLKSFALMLVNERQQHLEQMDQQNQRVQEISLQLQQRDHALNEAKESAQEDGHRVQSLEAELKEKSCRITQQHEEMSAKLSSQELHSRQLNVKVLELTHKVEELEESNKTLRKSDEDMQELRESISKGEYGSSNLIVELENLRKRVHEMEGKDEEITKTENQCKELRKRLEEENSKSKDLRLEVERLQNRMMDLEKLEEAFNVSKAECAQIQTALEREKDLTKELSDEVVALKIRMKELESSELKLEKCELTLKDDLRKLKSLTAALMDERKTLVEKVKSEEKKREDLSKVVKLEQGRVMEVTEKLIEESKRFLKLKSEMESKVETLTKEKGELSTKLACQTDQTEDLTFKITQMKRRLDMLEQEEKLSSRNSVMCDLGKIPDPEGKENNKVKELTFEIESLKNRLKQLEVVEGDLIKTEDQYDILEKRFMTEQEKANYLSQQVEEMKNQIARNKAIEKGEEESREEDLRQRCKREEVKTRELQADVIALKEKIHELMHKEDQLSQLQVDFSVLQQRFLEEEEKAKNMGMEVFHLTKELELTKRQSRALRPSLNGRRIVDVAITSTAVQTEPSPIESGEEDTPAVFIRKSVQEENHVMNNIRQKCLKKPEKGNTVERCSSSSGDFSIKKSWIPWMRKKDNTPQEPNVEKPLIINGESVSSKLTMPQNQGQPLHIRVTPDHHNNTATLEISSPTADQIFPNTAPLSPNPSQSKSRITIIPTYSVPTTRRKTPTGSQGPARAKSPVTITTISRAKSPETIRNSSSTSVRPLSPVSVMTVSTAVVPDTSASPEPQEMTMGRAVFKVTPEKQMVPIPIRKGHNNANIITSTDENKIHIHLGNSISPKMVVRPVANVAESKELTLSTGTVLRSPRQITTTATRNVQSKVTSSITISNVTSTTSRSIQSTIGHDVQSPRTGLTRIPMSKSLKTGKTALGSAGISSGLKVETRTESQSMRVEVKKSAVNSNASHNGGKL is encoded by the exons ATGAGGTCCAAAAGCAATGGGGTGGAAAGCCAAAACGATGGAGTCCTTGGTGTTCCACCAGGTGATCATGACATCAATGAGGAAAAGGACGTCGGTCTGCCTGTGAAGACCCTGAAGGCCAAAGTTCAGCAGAAGGAAGGTGAGGACGAGGTTGAAGTGATCTCTGATAAAGAGAAGCTGCTGTTGGATTCCACAGAGACTGGAGACAAAACAGGAATCATCACAGATCTGTCCAAACAGGATCTGCTGAAACTGCTGGGAATCATGGAGGGTGAAGTTCAG GCCAGGGAAGATGTAATCTGCATGCTAAAATCCCAACAAACTAGTCCAGAAACCCTTGAGTCACAGTACGGATGTGCCGTACCTTCCTCAGCTCTCAAAGCACTACAGAGGGACAGCTTCATCACCGGCACAAAGCCGGATAATCATAGTGTCTACCAAAAGCCAATGGTTGAG CTGAAACGTCTGCAGGAGAAGCACAAGGACACATACCGGCGGATGCTGGGTCAACTGCTGCTGGCTGAAAAATGTCACCGCCGCACCGTCCATGAGCTCGAAATcgagaaacacaaacatgttgacTACATGAACAAGAGCGATGACTTCACAAACCTCCTGGAGCAGGAAAGAGAAAG ACTGAAGAGGTTGCTTGAGAACGAAAAAGCCTATCAAGCAAGGAAGGAGAAGGAGCACTCCAAGCGTCTGGCCAAAGTGCGAGAGGAGCTGGTGAAGCTAAAGTCCTTTGCATTGATGTTGGTCAATGAACGGCAACAGCACCTTGAGCAAATGGACCAACAGAACCAGCGGGTTCAAGAGATCagcctgcagctccagcagcgGGACCATGCCCTTAATGAAGCCAAAGAGAGTGCTCAGGAGGATGGTCATAGAGTGCAAAGCCTAGAGGCTGAGCTAAAAGAGAAGTCTTGTAGGATCACCCAACAACATGAAGAGATGAGTGCCAAGCTGTCCAGTCAGGAGCTCCACAGTCGTCAGCTTAATGTCAAAGTTTTGGAGCTTACACACAAAGTGGAGGAGCTAGAGGAAAGCAACAAGACCTTGAGAAAATCTGATGAGGACATGCAAGAGCTAAGGGAGAGCATCAGCAAAGGGGAGTATGGCAGCTCTAACCTGATTGTTGAGTTGGAAAATCTGCGAAAGAGAGTGCATGAGATGGAAGGAAAGGATGAAGagataacaaaaacagagaatcaATGTAAAGAGCTAAGAAAGAGACTAGAAGAGGAGAATAGTAAGAGCAAAGACCTAAGGTTGGAAGTAGAGAGGCTTCAAAACAGAATGATGGATTTGGAAAAACTGGAGGAAGCATTCAATGTTAGCAAAGCTGAGTGTGCACAGATACAAACTGCtttagaaagagagaaagaccTGACCAAAGAGCTTTCAGATGAGGTTGTAGCTCTCAAAATTCGAATGAAGGAGCTTGAGTCATCAGAACTCAAATTGGAAAAGTGTGAACTAACACTTAAGGATGACCTGCGGAAGCTTAAATCCCTGACAGCTGCACTAATGGATGAACGAAAGACGTTAgtggaaaaagtaaaatcagaggaaaagaaaagagaggattTGAGCAAGGTTGTTAAACTTGAGCAGGGTCGGGTGATGGAGGTGACTGAAAAACTGATAGAAGAGAGCAAAAggtttctaaaattaaaatctgagaTGGAATCCAAAGTTGAAACTTTAACTAAAGAGAAAGGGGAGCTCAGTACTAAGCTAGCTTGCCAAACTGATCAAACTGAGGATCTTACTTTCAAGATAACCCAAATGAAAAGGAGGCTAGACATGcttgaacaagaagaaaagctttCTTCGAGGAATTCAGTTATGTGTGATCTAGGAAAAATCCCTGATCCTGAAGGGAAAGAGAACAACAAAGTTAAAGAATTAACATTTGAAATAGAGAGTTTAAAAAATCGTCTGAAACAACTGGAAGTAGTCGAGGGAGACTTGATCAAGACAGAGGACCAGTATGATATTTTAGAGAAGAGGTTCATGACTgaacaagaaaaagcaaattatCTTTCCCAGCAAGTGGAAGAAATGAAGAATCAGATTGCACGAAACAAAGCTATtgaaaagggggaagaagaaagcagagaagaagacCTCCGACAGAGATGCAAAAGAGAGGAGGTCAAAACTAGAGAACTACAAGCTGATGTGATAGCTCTCAAGGAGAAGATCCATGAACTGATGCACAAAGAAGACCAGCTATCTCAGTTACAAGTGGACTTCTCTGTATTACAACAAAGATTCttagaagaggaagagaaggcCAAGAACATGGGCATGGAGGTTTTTCATCTCACCAAAGAACTAGAGTTAACTAAGCGCCAAAGCCGGGCACTTCGACCCAGCTTAAATGGAAGGAGAATAGTGGATGTGGCTATCACATCTACTGCAGTGCAGACAGAGCCATCACCTATTGAATCAGGAGAGGAAGATACACCAGCTGTGTTTATCAGAAAGTCTGTTCAAGAAGAGAATCACGTGATGAATAACATCCGACAGAAATGTCTGAAGAAGCCTGAAAAAGGTAATACGGTTGAGCGATGCTCTTCATCTAGTGGTGATTTTAGTATTAAAAAATCCTGGATTCCTTGGATGAGGAAAAAGGACAACACTCCTCAAGAGCCCAACGTGGAAAAGCCTCTCATTATCAATGGAGAATCAGTTTCTTCTAAATTGACCATGCCTCAAAACCAAGGGCAACCTTTACACATTCGGGTAACACCCGATCACCACAACAATACTGCCACACTGGAAATCAGCAGTCCAACCGCTGATCAAATTTTTCCAAATACAGCTCCCCTTAGCCCTAACCCATCTCAATCAAAATCCAGAATTACTATCATTCCCACCTACTCTGTGCCAACCACTCGGAGAAAGACTCCTACTGGATCTCAAGGCCCTGCAAGAGCCAAGTCCCCAGTCACAATCACAACCATATCTAGGGCCAAATCTCCAGAAACTATCCGGAACTCTTCTTCTACCTCAGTAAGGCCCCTTTCCCCAGTTTCGGTTATGACAGTGAGCACTGCTGTAGTGCCTGATACATCTGCCTCCCCAGAACCCCAGGAGATGACCATGGGCCGGGCCGTGTTCAAGGTTACCCCTGAGAAGCAGATGGTCCCAATTCCTATCAGAAAGGGCCACAACAATGCAAACATCATCACCTCTACAGATGAAAACAAGATTCATATTCATCTAGGTAACAGTATCTCCCCAAAGATGGTCGTCAGACCAGTAGCTAATGTAGCAGAAAGCAAAGAACTGACCTTGTCAACAGGGACAGTTTTGCGTTCACCTCGCCAGATCACCACAACTGCTACCAGGAATGTGCAGAGTAAAGTGACAAGCAGCATTACAATATCCAATGTGACATCCACGACTTCAAGATCCATCCAAAGCACG ATTGGCCATGATGTCCAGTCACCTCGCACAGGACTTACCCGTATACCAATGTCCAAGAGCCTCAAGACAGGAAAAACTGCACTGGGATCCGCAGGAATCTCAAGTGGACTGAAAGTTGAGACTCGGACAGAAAGTCAGTCCATGAGGgttgaagtaaaaaaatctgctgtgaATAGCAATGCATCACACAATGGAGGGAAATTGTGA
- the LOC122845868 gene encoding cell cycle control protein 50A-like, translated as MMASSYNAKEEDGHHSGSSTHGGTGAAKNKKPDNTAFKQQRLPAWQPILTAGTVLPAFFVIGLMFIPIGIGLYVTSNNIKEYEIDYTGIEPNSPCYDCANNFTWNSTTSCVCTVNFTLVQPFESNVYMYYGLSNFYQNHRRYVKSRDDSQLNGVQSSLLNPSKECEPYRTNPETKQPIAPCGAIANSLFNDTLELYYNHPDGNTSKVNLVKKGIAWYTDKNVKFRNPGNEKDNLTERFKSTAKPVNWMKPVYELDPLDPENNGFINEDFIVWMRTAALPTFRKLYRIIQKKPDSTPTLPSGRYFLKITYNYPVRSFDGRKRMILSTISWMGGKNPFLGIAYITVGSICFFLGVVLLIIHHKYDTRTNSADIPN; from the exons ATGATGGCGTCTAGCTACAACGCTAAGGAAGAGGACGGACACCACTCGGGATCTTCAACTCACGGCGGTACGGGGGCTgcgaaaaataaaaaaccgGACAATACAGCGTTCAAACAGCAGAGACTTCCAGCTTGGCAGCCTATACTGACCGCGGGTACTGTGCTCCCTGCTTTCTTCGTTATCGGACTCATGTTCATCCCCATCGGGATCGGCCTGTATGTGACTTCAAACAACATAAAAGAGTACGAG ATTGATTACACTGGCATAGAGCCCAACAGTCCTTGCTATGACTGCGCCAATAACTTCACCTGGAACAGCACAACATCATGCGTCTGCACTGTGAACTTCACGCTGGTGCAGCCATTCGAG AGCAATGTCTACATGTACTACGGTCTGTCCAACTTCTACCAGAACCACAGACGCTATGTGAAGTCCAGAGATGACAGCCAGCTAAATGGAGTTCAATCCTCTTTATTg AACCCCAGTAAGGAATGTGAGCCATACCGTACAAACCCGGAGACAAAACAGCCCATAGCTCCATGTGGAGCCATAGCAAACAGCCTTTTCAATG ACACCCTGGAGCTGTATTACAACCACCCCGACGGCAACACGTCAAAAGTTAATCTGGTAAAGAAGGGCATTGCTTGGTACACAGATAAGAATGTGAAGTTCAGGAATCCTGGAAACGAAAAAGATAACTTGACTGAACGTTTCAAAA GCACAGCTAAGCCAGTGAACTGGATGAAGCCAGTGTACGAGTTGGACCCGTTAGATCCTGAAAACAACGGCTTCATCAACGAAGACTTCATCGTGTGGATGCGCACAGCCGCTCTGCCCACTTTTCGGAAGCTCTATCGCATCATCCAAAAAAAGCCGGACTCAACTCCGACTCTACCCAGTGGCAGATACTTCTTGAAGATCACTTACA ATTACCCCGTTCGCAGCTTTGATGGCCGGAAGCGAATGATCCTAAGCACCATTTCCTGGATGGGAGGAAAGAACCCCTTCCTGGGCATCGCCTACATCACCGTGGGCTCCATCTGCTTCTTCCTGGGTGTCGTTCTGCTTATTATCCACCATAAATACGACACCCGCACCAACAGCGCAGATATTCCTAACTAA